Proteins encoded in a region of the Phacochoerus africanus isolate WHEZ1 chromosome 8, ROS_Pafr_v1, whole genome shotgun sequence genome:
- the LOC125134362 gene encoding LOW QUALITY PROTEIN: AFG3-like protein 1 (The sequence of the model RefSeq protein was modified relative to this genomic sequence to represent the inferred CDS: deleted 1 base in 1 codon), with amino-acid sequence MMRPGRFDRRIYIGPPDIKGRSSIFKVHLRPLKLDGSLSVARKLAALTPSFTGAAISSVRSEAALVATRHRSPSVQKHFAQALERVLGGLEKKMQVLQPCEKVTVAYHEAGSVVPGWFLELADPQLKVCRLRRGRGWGRGPRTFRSSFTDEEVRALLSTAHARTLDLPSRCREQVDKVGRQLLEKEVLERADVEELLGPWPFSDETTYAEFVEGTGGLEGDMSLTMGLKGWNRGQARDSLEGLPKAMKTHGVFS; translated from the exons ATGATGCGGCCTGGCCGCTTTGACCGTCGGATTTACATTG GCCCCCCTGACATCAAAGGCAGGTCCTCTATCTTCAAGGTCCATTTGCGTCCACTGAAGCTGGATGGGAGCCTCAGCGTGGCGAGGAAGCTGGCGGCCCTCACGCCCAGCTTCACAG GCGCTGCTATTTCCAGTGTCCGCAGTGAAGCGGCCCTCGTTGCCACCCGCCACCGGAGTCCTTCTGTTCAGAAGCACTTTGCACAGGCCCTCGAGAGGGTCCTGGGAG GTCTTGAGAAGAAGATGCAGGTCCTGCAGCCCTGTGAGAAGGTGACAGTGGCCTACCACGAGGCTGGCTCTGTGGTGCCGGGCTGGTTCCTGGAGCTCGCGGACCCCCAGCTGAAG GTGTGCCGTTTGCGACGAGGgcgaggctggggcaggggtccTCGGACCTTCCGCAGCAGCTTCACGGATGAGGAGGTGCGGGCACTCCTCAGCACCGCCCACGCACGCACCCTGGACCTGCCGTCTCGCTGCCGGGAGCAGGTGGACAAG GTGGGCAGGCAGCTGCTGGAGAAGGAGGTGCTGGAGCGG GCGGACGTGGAGGAGCTCCTGGGCCCCTGGCCCTTCTCTGATGAGACCACTTACGCGGAGTTCGTGGAAGGCACAGGCGGCCTGGAAGGGGACATGTCCCTCACCATGGGGCTAAAGGGCTGGAACCGGGGACAGGCGCGGGACAGCCTGGAGGGTCTTCCGAAAGCAATGAAAACACACGGTGTTTTTAGCTGA